The proteins below come from a single Dyella humicola genomic window:
- the rodA gene encoding rod shape-determining protein RodA, with the protein MIDALQARLVRFLRRMMTRPRIDLPLAFGLFVLAIVGLMTLYSASGGSMTMVTGQAARFVMGGLLVVLISRIPPTVLRSWTPWLYAASVALLLVVAALGQVRSGSKRWLDLGVMSFQPSELLKLTMPMMVAWYLHSRQLPPRWKDIIVVGILIAIPAGLIAEQPDLGTALLVSAAGAFALFLSGMAWWKIGSLLAAVGGMVPVAWHFLHEYQRNRVRTLLDPESDPLGNGWHIIQSQIAVGSGGVFGKGWQHSTQSRLDFLPEHTTDFIFAVFSEEFGLVGVIGLMLLYAFIIGRCLWIAMEARDTYSRLLAGAIGMSFFVYVFVNGGMVAGMLPVVGVPMPLVSYGGTSAVSLLTGFGVVMSIFANRKMHD; encoded by the coding sequence ATGATCGACGCTCTTCAGGCACGCCTGGTGCGCTTCCTGCGCCGCATGATGACGCGTCCGCGCATCGACCTGCCGCTGGCTTTCGGCTTGTTCGTGCTTGCCATCGTCGGCCTGATGACCTTGTACAGCGCCAGTGGCGGCAGCATGACCATGGTCACCGGTCAGGCCGCGCGCTTTGTGATGGGTGGCCTGCTCGTCGTGTTGATCTCGCGTATCCCGCCAACCGTGCTGCGCAGCTGGACGCCATGGCTCTATGCGGCCAGCGTCGCTTTGCTGCTGGTGGTGGCGGCGCTGGGCCAGGTGCGCAGCGGCTCCAAGCGATGGCTCGATCTGGGCGTGATGTCGTTCCAGCCGTCCGAGCTGCTCAAGCTCACCATGCCGATGATGGTGGCCTGGTATCTGCATTCCCGCCAGCTGCCACCGCGTTGGAAAGACATCATCGTGGTCGGCATCCTGATCGCCATTCCTGCCGGCCTGATCGCGGAACAGCCTGACCTGGGCACGGCCTTGCTGGTGTCGGCGGCCGGCGCGTTCGCGTTGTTCCTCTCCGGCATGGCGTGGTGGAAGATCGGTAGCCTGCTCGCTGCGGTGGGTGGCATGGTCCCGGTGGCCTGGCATTTCCTGCACGAATACCAGCGCAACCGCGTGCGCACCTTGCTGGATCCGGAATCCGACCCGCTGGGCAATGGCTGGCACATCATCCAATCGCAGATCGCGGTCGGCTCGGGCGGCGTGTTCGGCAAGGGCTGGCAGCACAGTACGCAGTCGCGCCTGGACTTCCTGCCCGAACACACCACCGACTTCATCTTCGCGGTGTTCTCCGAAGAGTTCGGCCTGGTCGGCGTGATCGGCCTCATGCTGTTGTACGCCTTCATCATCGGCCGCTGCCTGTGGATTGCGATGGAAGCGCGCGACACCTATTCGCGCCTGCTTGCCGGTGCCATCGGCATGAGCTTTTTCGTCTATGTGTTCGTCAATGGCGGCATGGTCGCCGGCATGCTGCCGGTGGTGGGCGTGCCGATGCCGCTGGTGAGTTATGGCGGCACCTCGGCGGTCTCGTTGCTGACCGGCTTCGGCGTGGTGATGTCGATCTTCGCCAATCGCAAGATGCACGACTGA
- the mltB gene encoding lytic murein transglycosylase B gives MPSIPASLPTRRLVASLGLLLVAVCMPVRAQIHPGQAQLVSEVSKDTGKSPKALNALLDRAQKQQSILDAISRPAEGKPWKEYRPIFLTDKRINDGVAFYREHRDLLERTAKKYGVPAEYIVAIIGVETSYGRNTGKYKVLDALVTLGLYYPPRATFFRDQLKTLLELPDSQLGGPIDSLTGSYAGAQGWGQFMPSSIRDFGVDADGDGHIDLKNSLPDIFASVANYFAKHGWQTGGPVALPAQADAAARPITVGDSSPQWPLEQLEAWGYAPSQSLNPGAPTSLQSLEGANGMEYWFTFQNFYVITKYNRSPLYALAVHELAQEIAEGVRMADARP, from the coding sequence ATGCCCTCGATTCCCGCGTCGCTCCCGACTCGTCGCCTCGTTGCCTCGCTGGGCCTGTTACTCGTCGCTGTATGCATGCCGGTTCGCGCGCAGATCCACCCGGGTCAGGCGCAACTGGTAAGCGAAGTGTCCAAGGACACCGGCAAGAGTCCCAAGGCGCTGAACGCGCTGCTGGATCGCGCGCAGAAGCAGCAAAGCATCCTCGATGCGATCAGCCGCCCCGCGGAAGGCAAGCCGTGGAAGGAATACCGGCCGATCTTCCTCACCGACAAGCGCATCAACGACGGCGTGGCGTTCTATCGTGAACATCGCGACCTGCTCGAGCGCACCGCCAAGAAGTACGGCGTGCCGGCCGAATACATCGTGGCGATCATCGGTGTGGAAACCTCGTATGGTCGCAACACCGGCAAGTACAAGGTGCTCGATGCACTGGTGACGCTGGGCCTGTATTACCCGCCACGCGCCACGTTCTTCCGCGACCAGCTGAAGACCTTGCTCGAACTGCCGGACAGCCAGCTTGGCGGCCCCATCGACAGCTTGACCGGCTCGTATGCCGGTGCGCAGGGCTGGGGCCAGTTCATGCCGTCCAGCATCCGCGACTTCGGCGTGGATGCCGATGGCGACGGCCATATCGACCTGAAGAATTCGTTGCCCGACATCTTTGCCAGCGTGGCTAACTACTTCGCCAAGCACGGGTGGCAGACCGGTGGCCCGGTGGCCTTGCCGGCCCAGGCCGATGCGGCCGCGCGGCCGATCACAGTGGGCGACTCCTCGCCGCAGTGGCCGCTGGAGCAGCTTGAAGCTTGGGGTTACGCACCCTCGCAGTCGCTCAATCCTGGCGCACCGACCAGCCTGCAATCGCTGGAAGGCGCCAATGGCATGGAGTACTGGTTCACCTTCCAGAATTTCTATGTGATCACCAAGTACAACCGCAGTCCGTTGTACGCGCTGGCCGTGCATGAGCTGGCACAGGAGATCGCCGAGGGCGTGCGCATGGCGGATGCCCGCCCATGA
- the mrdA gene encoding penicillin-binding protein 2 — protein MALKRRSIKDARGESALFQRRALAGFALILLGLCTLIVRYHYLQVHRHDEFALRSENNRVKPRAIPPARGLIFDRNGVLLADNVPAFRLEVVPEQVPDMKAMLAQIGEVVPLGDDDLDTFKKQLRQNRRFDSVPLKMHLTEDDIARFAINRWRFPGVDVVPYLTRRYPYGPLFAHVVGYVGRIDADDVNRLDPDRYKGTSHVGRSGLERSYEDMLHGTPGYELVEVNADGRTQRVLETHPPTPGKNLYLSIDVRVQKAATEAFADRPGAAVAIDPRNGQVLAMVSVPSFDPNLFVNGIGRADYTAYMTAEDKPLLNRAMKSAYPPGSTVKPFLALGGLEYGIRRPEDTVLSTGEFCMPGQQRCYRDDERGGNGVVNMVRAIELSTNTYFYKLALDMGIDRLSSWMGSLGFGHKTGVDLLGEAEGILPSREWKATRSKFGWFPGETVIAGIGQGYWNVTPLQLAHATATFAGHGTPYAPRLVMATANVKERPIPLANPPSGPSLITKPSHWNVVNQGMEAVVTGGTGKAIFIGFPYVVAGKSGTAERFSRRTNDWDTNKNSAHLAARHRAWFIAYTPTEAPRIAVAAMLEAGAWGASDAGPIVRKVMEAWIAAQGGAVPPSKTPETGVASASSAPEEPEDVPVATPADMPAGVPADPSSTASPEDGGNR, from the coding sequence ATGGCCTTGAAGCGACGCTCCATCAAGGATGCCCGCGGCGAGAGCGCGCTGTTCCAGCGGCGCGCGCTGGCGGGGTTCGCGTTGATTCTGCTCGGTCTGTGCACACTGATCGTGCGCTATCACTATTTGCAGGTGCATCGTCACGATGAATTTGCCCTGCGCTCGGAGAACAACCGGGTCAAGCCCAGGGCGATTCCGCCGGCACGTGGCTTGATCTTTGATCGCAATGGCGTGCTGCTGGCCGATAACGTGCCGGCCTTCCGCCTGGAAGTCGTGCCTGAGCAGGTCCCCGACATGAAGGCGATGCTGGCGCAGATCGGCGAGGTGGTGCCGCTCGGTGACGATGACCTGGACACCTTCAAGAAGCAGCTCAGGCAGAACCGCCGCTTCGACAGCGTGCCGCTCAAGATGCATCTGACCGAGGACGATATTGCGCGTTTCGCCATCAATCGCTGGCGATTCCCGGGCGTGGACGTCGTGCCCTATCTCACGCGCCGTTACCCCTACGGTCCGCTGTTCGCGCATGTCGTCGGCTATGTCGGCCGGATCGATGCGGACGACGTGAACCGCCTCGATCCGGATCGCTACAAGGGCACCAGTCATGTGGGGCGCAGCGGCCTGGAACGTTCCTACGAGGACATGCTGCACGGCACGCCTGGCTATGAACTCGTTGAGGTGAATGCCGACGGACGCACCCAGCGTGTGCTCGAGACGCATCCGCCGACTCCCGGCAAGAATCTGTATCTCAGCATCGACGTGCGTGTGCAAAAGGCCGCGACCGAAGCATTCGCGGACAGGCCTGGCGCGGCCGTGGCTATCGATCCGCGCAATGGCCAGGTGCTGGCGATGGTCAGCGTGCCCAGCTTCGATCCGAACCTGTTCGTCAACGGCATTGGTCGCGCCGACTACACCGCCTACATGACCGCCGAAGACAAGCCGTTGCTCAATCGCGCAATGAAGAGCGCTTATCCGCCAGGCTCTACGGTCAAGCCTTTCCTTGCCCTTGGTGGCCTCGAATACGGCATACGCCGACCGGAAGACACCGTGTTGTCGACCGGCGAATTCTGCATGCCCGGCCAGCAGCGCTGTTATCGCGATGACGAGCGCGGCGGCAATGGCGTCGTCAACATGGTGCGCGCGATCGAGCTCTCCACCAATACCTACTTTTACAAACTCGCGCTGGACATGGGCATCGACCGGCTGAGTAGCTGGATGGGCAGTCTCGGCTTCGGGCACAAGACGGGCGTTGATCTGTTGGGCGAGGCCGAGGGCATCCTGCCTTCGCGGGAATGGAAGGCCACGCGCAGCAAGTTTGGTTGGTTCCCCGGCGAAACCGTGATCGCGGGTATCGGCCAGGGCTACTGGAACGTCACGCCGCTGCAGTTGGCCCATGCCACGGCGACCTTCGCCGGTCATGGCACGCCGTACGCGCCGCGACTGGTCATGGCGACGGCCAATGTGAAGGAGCGCCCGATACCGCTGGCCAATCCGCCCTCCGGTCCCTCGCTGATCACCAAACCGAGCCACTGGAATGTGGTGAACCAGGGCATGGAAGCGGTGGTCACCGGCGGTACCGGCAAGGCGATTTTCATTGGCTTCCCTTACGTCGTTGCCGGCAAGAGCGGTACCGCCGAGCGCTTCTCGCGCCGTACCAACGATTGGGATACGAACAAGAACAGCGCTCACCTGGCTGCACGCCACCGTGCCTGGTTCATCGCCTATACGCCTACCGAGGCGCCACGCATCGCTGTGGCGGCGATGTTGGAAGCGGGCGCCTGGGGTGCGTCGGATGCCGGTCCCATCGTGCGCAAGGTGATGGAAGCTTGGATCGCGGCGCAGGGTGGTGCTGTGCCGCCGAGCAAGACGCCGGAAACCGGCGTGGCATCCGCCTCCAGCGCACCGGAAGAGCCTGAAGACGTGCCGGTGGCGACGCCGGCCGATATGCCCGCCGGTGTGCCGGCCGACCCTTCAAGCACGGCTTCTCCGGAAGACGGAGGCAACCGATGA
- a CDS encoding D-alanyl-D-alanine carboxypeptidase family protein — MSLIRRTLTSFAVAALVVGTAFAQQTPPKPAPVPRPVVPEAPVPPPPDVDGKSWVLMDYATGQVLASKDPDVRLEPASITKVMTDYVVSAEIANGKIHMADPVTISENAWRGGGAATDGSTSFLKLDSQVPLKDLLYGMIIQSGNDAAIALAEHTAGSEPAFANLMNAYAKQLGMVNSNFQNASGYPIANHYTTARDIAILSRALIHDFPEDYAISAVKDFEWNGIKQHNRNLLLWRDQTVDGIKTGHTAAAGYCLAASAKQGDSRMIAIVMGASNEKARADSALALMNYGFRFYETHKLYDASKPLATPRLWKGQSNALPLGVADNVLITVKRGDYDKLKATMDIPATLIAPFTKGQQVGTLRLTLDGQAVQNVPLIALADAPQGGFFARLWDSMMLWFHSDKKPETK; from the coding sequence ATGAGCCTGATTCGCCGTACCCTGACCTCGTTTGCCGTCGCCGCCCTGGTTGTCGGTACCGCCTTCGCCCAACAGACCCCGCCCAAACCCGCGCCGGTGCCGCGCCCGGTGGTGCCGGAAGCGCCGGTGCCGCCGCCGCCGGACGTGGACGGCAAGAGCTGGGTACTGATGGATTACGCCACCGGCCAGGTGCTGGCGTCCAAGGACCCGGACGTGCGCCTGGAGCCGGCCTCGATCACCAAGGTGATGACCGACTACGTGGTGTCGGCGGAAATCGCCAATGGCAAGATCCACATGGCGGATCCGGTCACCATCAGCGAAAACGCCTGGCGTGGCGGTGGCGCGGCCACCGACGGCTCCACCAGCTTCCTCAAGCTCGACAGCCAGGTGCCGCTGAAGGACCTGCTGTACGGCATGATCATCCAGTCGGGTAACGACGCCGCCATCGCGCTGGCCGAGCACACCGCCGGCTCGGAGCCCGCGTTCGCCAACCTGATGAATGCCTATGCCAAGCAGCTGGGCATGGTGAACTCCAACTTCCAGAATGCGTCGGGTTACCCGATCGCCAACCACTACACCACCGCTCGCGACATCGCGATCCTCTCGCGCGCGCTGATCCACGATTTCCCCGAGGACTACGCGATCTCGGCGGTCAAGGATTTCGAGTGGAACGGCATCAAGCAGCACAACCGCAACCTGCTGCTGTGGCGTGACCAGACCGTCGACGGCATCAAGACCGGTCATACCGCCGCTGCCGGCTACTGCCTGGCCGCTTCGGCCAAGCAGGGCGATTCGCGCATGATCGCGATCGTGATGGGCGCCAGCAACGAGAAGGCTCGCGCCGACTCCGCCCTCGCGCTGATGAACTACGGCTTCCGCTTCTACGAAACCCACAAGCTGTACGACGCCAGCAAGCCGCTGGCCACGCCGCGTCTGTGGAAGGGCCAGTCCAACGCATTGCCGCTGGGTGTGGCCGACAACGTGCTGATCACGGTCAAGCGCGGCGACTACGACAAGCTCAAGGCCACCATGGATATTCCGGCCACGCTGATCGCCCCGTTCACCAAGGGCCAGCAGGTGGGTACGTTGCGTCTGACGCTGGACGGCCAGGCGGTGCAGAACGTGCCGCTGATCGCCCTGGCCGATGCCCCGCAGGGCGGTTTCTTCGCCCGCCTGTGGGACAGCATGATGTTGTGGTTCCACAGCGACAAAAAGCCTGAGACCAAGTAA
- a CDS encoding septal ring lytic transglycosylase RlpA family protein: MRWRHALLLLLIVLLAGCSGSKTRPPASSGGSHARGASSSGGGVSSGGFQDDTSRPQSSRYRDGSDSVPDGPPPDVSKLPEPVPKVEPRALYGNKTPYTVLGQTYQVLPGPGGYVERGIASFYGNKFHGYKTSSLEDYDMYQFTAAHKTLPLPSYARVTNLENGKSVIVRINDRGPFHENRLIDLSFAAAVKIGVWPKGTGLVEVRAIDPAQPLTAQALPPPPPAPKPASPGPGIYLQVGAFSDVTNAERVAQQLRVANFAPVQVVDAQINGRSIRRVRVGPIASVDQADDVTSRIEGMGLPRPQVAVD, encoded by the coding sequence ATGAGGTGGCGGCATGCGCTGCTACTTCTACTGATCGTTCTGCTGGCCGGCTGCAGTGGGAGCAAAACCCGCCCCCCGGCGAGTTCGGGTGGATCGCACGCGCGTGGCGCGTCGTCGTCGGGAGGCGGCGTGTCGAGCGGCGGCTTCCAGGACGACACCAGCCGTCCGCAGAGCAGCCGCTATCGTGACGGCAGCGACAGCGTGCCGGATGGCCCGCCGCCCGATGTCAGCAAATTGCCCGAGCCGGTGCCCAAGGTCGAGCCGCGCGCCCTGTACGGAAACAAGACGCCGTACACCGTGCTGGGCCAGACCTATCAGGTGCTGCCTGGCCCCGGCGGCTACGTGGAGCGCGGCATTGCGTCGTTCTACGGCAACAAGTTCCACGGCTACAAGACCTCTAGCCTTGAGGACTACGACATGTACCAGTTCACCGCCGCGCACAAGACCTTGCCGCTGCCAAGCTACGCGCGCGTGACCAATCTGGAAAACGGCAAGAGCGTGATCGTGCGCATCAACGATCGCGGCCCGTTCCACGAAAACCGCCTGATCGACCTGTCGTTTGCCGCCGCCGTGAAGATCGGCGTGTGGCCCAAGGGCACCGGCCTGGTGGAAGTGCGCGCGATCGATCCCGCGCAGCCGCTCACGGCGCAGGCGCTGCCGCCGCCACCGCCTGCGCCCAAGCCTGCCAGCCCGGGGCCAGGCATTTACCTGCAAGTGGGTGCATTCTCCGATGTGACTAACGCCGAGCGCGTGGCGCAGCAGTTGCGTGTGGCCAATTTTGCGCCGGTACAGGTCGTGGATGCCCAAATCAACGGTCGCAGCATCCGTCGCGTGCGGGTGGGACCGATTGCCAGCGTGGACCAGGCCGATGATGTGACCTCACGCATCGAGGGCATGGGTCTGCCCAGGCCGCAGGTCGCGGTAGACTGA
- the mreD gene encoding rod shape-determining protein MreD: MNKHRINLLWFVGTLVFALISMLIPLPAPLQPFKPYWPALFLLYWSLESADRVNLGLAFCVGLCADLLDGVLLGEQAMRLCALVFIALRFRSRLRFFPMWQQTLAVLALLLNDRILLLIVRTFAGEALPPATWWISPFVGAALWPFLFVLMDDLRMRLRIQ, from the coding sequence ATGAACAAGCATCGGATCAATTTGCTCTGGTTCGTCGGCACGCTGGTGTTTGCGTTGATATCGATGCTGATCCCGCTGCCTGCGCCGTTGCAGCCGTTCAAGCCGTACTGGCCGGCGCTGTTCCTGCTGTATTGGTCGCTGGAATCGGCGGATCGCGTCAACCTCGGGCTGGCGTTCTGCGTCGGTCTTTGTGCTGACCTGTTGGACGGTGTGCTGCTCGGCGAGCAGGCCATGCGCCTGTGTGCGCTGGTGTTCATCGCGCTGCGCTTCCGTTCGCGCCTGCGCTTCTTCCCCATGTGGCAGCAGACGCTGGCCGTGCTTGCCTTGCTGCTCAACGATCGCATCCTGCTGCTGATCGTGCGCACCTTTGCCGGTGAGGCGCTGCCGCCGGCGACCTGGTGGATTTCGCCGTTTGTCGGCGCGGCGTTGTGGCCGTTCCTGTTCGTGCTCATGGACGATCTGCGCATGCGCTTGCGCATCCAGTAG
- a CDS encoding YbeD family protein, which produces MRDIESIEARQDGQGFQFPGEFEITAMGNASAELQARVPQILEGIGLHVLHETVKQRPSREGNFLSVTVSFRCDTREQYDAAHAALRADPDIRYTL; this is translated from the coding sequence ATGCGCGATATCGAATCGATCGAGGCCCGCCAGGATGGCCAGGGTTTCCAGTTTCCGGGCGAGTTCGAAATCACGGCCATGGGCAATGCCAGCGCGGAGCTGCAGGCCCGCGTGCCGCAGATCCTGGAAGGCATCGGCTTGCACGTGCTGCATGAGACGGTGAAGCAGCGCCCATCGCGGGAGGGCAACTTCCTGTCGGTCACGGTGAGCTTCCGCTGCGACACGCGCGAGCAGTACGACGCGGCGCATGCCGCGCTGCGGGCCGATCCGGATATCCGTTACACGCTGTAA
- the lipB gene encoding lipoyl(octanoyl) transferase LipB: MSLPLKVRRLGRQPYAATWEAMSHFTNNRGPDTPDELWLLEHDPVFTQGQAGKAEHVLAPGDIPVVQVDRGGQVTYHGPGQIVGYPLIDLRRAGVSVRELVNKLEQSIIDTLAHWNIGAERLEGAPGVYVAGAKVAALGLRVRRGCSFHGLAFNVSMDLEPYHRINPCGYKGLAVTQVLDLGGPSRLADVEDALVEEFCRQFGFDAEQAAPVLPELPARAAV; encoded by the coding sequence ATGTCCCTGCCGCTCAAAGTTCGTCGTCTCGGTCGTCAGCCCTACGCGGCGACGTGGGAGGCGATGAGCCACTTCACCAATAACCGGGGGCCCGACACGCCCGACGAGCTGTGGCTGCTCGAACATGACCCGGTGTTCACCCAGGGCCAGGCCGGCAAGGCCGAACACGTGCTGGCGCCGGGCGATATCCCGGTCGTGCAGGTGGATCGTGGCGGCCAGGTGACCTATCACGGGCCGGGCCAGATCGTGGGTTATCCACTGATTGACCTGCGCCGCGCCGGCGTCAGCGTGCGCGAGCTGGTCAACAAGCTCGAGCAGTCCATCATCGATACGCTGGCGCATTGGAATATCGGCGCTGAACGGCTGGAAGGCGCGCCCGGTGTCTACGTGGCCGGCGCCAAGGTCGCCGCTCTGGGCCTGCGCGTGCGGCGCGGCTGCAGCTTCCACGGCCTGGCCTTCAATGTATCCATGGACCTGGAGCCCTACCACCGCATCAACCCTTGCGGTTACAAGGGTTTGGCCGTTACCCAGGTGCTAGACTTGGGTGGTCCGTCGCGCCTGGCCGACGTCGAAGACGCGCTGGTGGAAGAGTTCTGCCGCCAGTTCGGATTCGACGCTGAACAAGCTGCTCCCGTTCTCCCTGAACTCCCCGCTCGTGCAGCGGTCTGA